Proteins from a genomic interval of Heteronotia binoei isolate CCM8104 ecotype False Entrance Well chromosome 5, APGP_CSIRO_Hbin_v1, whole genome shotgun sequence:
- the SAP30L gene encoding histone deacetylase complex subunit SAP30L isoform X2: protein MNGFSTEEDSRDGPPTTPFYGQSCCLIDDGDRCVRPAGNASFSKRIQKSISQKKLKLDIDKSVRHLYICDFHKNFIQSVRNKRKRKTSDDGGDSPEHEIDVPETVSRHFRNIPVNEKETLAYFIYMVKSNKSRLDQKSETGKLE from the exons ATGAATGGTTTCAGCACCGAGGAAGACAGTCGGGATGGGCCTCCCACCACCCCTTTTTATGGACAGAGCTGCTGCCTCATTGACGACGGGGACCGCTGTGTCCGCCCGGCTGGCAATGCCTCCTTCAGCAAGAGGATCCAGAAGAGCATCTCacagaagaaactgaaattggacATTGACAAAAGC gTAAGACATCTATATATATGTGATTTCCACAAGAACTTCATTCAGAGTGTTCGAaacaaaaggaagaggaagaccagtgATGATGGCGGAGACTCCCCAGAGCATGAGATAGATGTCCCAGAG ACTGTCAGCCGCCACTTCAGGAACATCCCAGTGAATGAGAAGGAGACCCTTGCTTATTTCATCTATATGGTGAAGAGTAATAAGAGCAGGTTGGATCAGAAATCAGAAactggcaaactagaatga
- the SAP30L gene encoding histone deacetylase complex subunit SAP30L isoform X1, producing MNGFSTEEDSRDGPPTTPFYGQSCCLIDDGDRCVRPAGNASFSKRIQKSISQKKLKLDIDKSVRHLYICDFHKNFIQSVRNKRKRKTSDDGGDSPEHEIDVPEVDLFQLQVNTLRRYKRHYKLQTRPGLNKAQLAETVSRHFRNIPVNEKETLAYFIYMVKSNKSRLDQKSETGKLE from the exons ATGAATGGTTTCAGCACCGAGGAAGACAGTCGGGATGGGCCTCCCACCACCCCTTTTTATGGACAGAGCTGCTGCCTCATTGACGACGGGGACCGCTGTGTCCGCCCGGCTGGCAATGCCTCCTTCAGCAAGAGGATCCAGAAGAGCATCTCacagaagaaactgaaattggacATTGACAAAAGC gTAAGACATCTATATATATGTGATTTCCACAAGAACTTCATTCAGAGTGTTCGAaacaaaaggaagaggaagaccagtgATGATGGCGGAGACTCCCCAGAGCATGAGATAGATGTCCCAGAG GTTGACTTATTTCAACTCCAGGTAAACACACTACGCCGTTATAAAAGGCATTACAAGTTGCAAACAAGACCTGGCCTCAATAAAGCTCAGCTAGCAGAA ACTGTCAGCCGCCACTTCAGGAACATCCCAGTGAATGAGAAGGAGACCCTTGCTTATTTCATCTATATGGTGAAGAGTAATAAGAGCAGGTTGGATCAGAAATCAGAAactggcaaactagaatga